Within Massilia litorea, the genomic segment CCGCTTCCTGCGCTATGGCCCGCCGCTGCACAGGATGCTGCTCGGCGCGCGCCGCTACGACTGGTCGTTTGCCGACGAAGTGTTCCCCGACCTGCACCGGCGCAACCTGGTGGCAATCGTCGACCTCTGCCATTTCGGCCTGCCCGATTTCCTCGGCGATTTCCAGAACCCCGATTTTCCCGACATCTTCGCCGAGTACGCGCGTACATTCGCACTGCGCTACCCCTGGCTCCAGCTGTACACGCCGGTCAACGAGATGTCGATCTGCGCCCTGTTTTCAGCCCTCTACGGCTGGTGGAACGAGCAGCTGCACGACGACAAGGCCTTCGTCACCGCCCTCAAACACCTGGTCAAGGCCAACCTGCTCGCCATGCGCGCGATCCTGGAAGTGCGTCCGGATGCCCTCTTCATCCAGAGCGAATCTTCCGAGTATTTCCATGCCCAGTCGCCGGCCGCGATCGGCCCGGCCGAGACCATGAACGCGCGCCGCTTCCTGTCGCTGGACCTGAACTACGGCCGCCGCGTCGACTCCACCATGTACGAATACCTGCTCGACAATGGCATGACGCGCGAGGAATACCATTTTTTCCTGAACAACAACCTCAAGCATCACTGCATGATGGGGAACGATTACTACCAGACCAACGAGCACCACGTGGCGGCGGACGGCACGACGCGTTCATCGGGTGAAATCTTCGGCTACGCGGTCATTACCCACCAGTACTACAACCGCTACCGCCTGCCGGTGATGCACACGGAAACCAACCTCTGCCAGGGTCCCTGCGGCGACGAAGCGGTGCGCTGGCTGCGCAAGGAATGGGCGAACGTGCTGCGGGTGCGCAACAACGGCGTGCCCATCGTCGGCTTCACCTGGTATTCGCTGACCGACCAGGTCGACTGGGACACGGGCCTGCGCGAAAACAATGGCCGCGTGAACGCCCTCGGACTGGCCGACCTCGACCGCGAGCTGCGTCCGGTCGGACAGGCCTACCGCGAGCTGATCCGCGACTGGACCGAAGTGCTGCCGACCCAGAGCGTCTGCCTGCAGGTGCCGATCGCGCTGAATGAGGATTACCCGGGGCTCGACGCCCATCCTTCCAGCCGTACGCAGGACTCCGCCGTGGCCACGGGCGCGCCCAGGAACACGGAATAAGGATCGGGGATGCGGTTTACGGACAAAGTCGTGCTCGTCACGGGCGCCGCCAGCGGGATCGGCCTCGCCGCATCGATTCGTTTCGCCGCCGAGGGCGCCCATGTGGTGCTGGTCGACCGCGATGCGGCCGCCTTGCCGGCGGCGTCCGCCAAACTGCGCGAACAGGGGCCCGGGGAAACGATGGAACTGGTGTGCGACGTCAGCGCCGAGCAGAATGTCGCGCATGGCGTCGACCAGGTGATCGCCCGCTTCGGCCGGCTCGACGCCGTCGTCAACAACGCCGGACTGATGATCTTCAAACCCCTGGAAGAACTGACCGGCACCGACTGGATCGGGGTGCTGCAGGTCGACCTGCTGGGCGCTTTCTTCTTCATCAAGCAGGCCTTCCTGCACATGCGGCCCGGCGCGGCGATCGTCAACGTCTCCAGCGTGCACGCCCTGGAGACCGAGCCGAACGTGGCACCCTACGCCGCGGCCAAGGCCGCCCTGCTGTCGCTGACCCGCTCGGCCGCGCTGGAGGGCATACCGAAAGGGATCCGGGTGAACGCCATCCTGCCCGGCGCCATCGACACGCCCATGCTGTGGAATAACCCGCAGGTCAGGTCGGGGGCGGAACACATCGATCCGGCCGATGTCGGGCAGCCGCAGGATGTGGCCGGCGCGATCGCGTTTCTTGCGTCGGGCGAGTCGGCCTTCATCAACGGGGCCTCGCTGCTGGTCGATGGCGGGCGCTTGTGCCGGCTGTAGAGCGTCCAACAGAACCCCGCCCCTCCCTCGGGCACCGGGAACGGCGTCAGAACAGGGCGCCCTGCGGACTGGTAAGGCGCGCGAAACTGTCGCCGACAAAAGGCAGGATGCCGTCGGCAACGGGTTCCAGCTGTTTGACCAGGTAGTGTTCGTAGTCGATCGGCGAGCGCTTCTCTTCCATCCAGGCTTCCATCGGTTCGGGACCGGCGGTCGTCATCAGGTAGCGGATCCAGCCGCCGTTGCGGTATTGCGCTCCGCGGCCCCGGGCGATATGGAAGTCGTCGGCGATGCGGGCGGCACGCACGTGGGGCGGCACGTTGCGCTCGTATTCCTGGAGCGGCCGGCGCAGGCGCTTGCGGTAGACGAGCAGCTCGTCGAAGTCCCCGCGCAGCGTGCATGCCACGTAGTCGCGCACGTAATCCTCGTAGGGTTCGCGCCGGAAGATGCGGCCGTACAGGCCCTGCTGGAACTGCTGCGCCAGCGGAGTCCAGTCGGTGCGCACCGTCTCCAGGCCCTTGTACACGATCTCCTCGCCGCCGCCGGGCGTGCCGGCCAGGCCGGCATAGCGCTTCTTGCTGCCTTCGTCGGAGCCGCGCACGGTCGGCATCAGGAAGCGCCGGAAATGGGTGTCGTACTCCAGCTCGAGCGCACTCTCGAGCCCGAGCTCCTCGCGCAGGTGCGTGCGCCACCAGCCATTGACGTGCTCGACCAGTTCGCGCCCGATGCGCAGCGCATCGCTGTCGGCATGGGCGCCACCGAGCCACACGAAGGTGGAGTCCGTGTCGCCATAGATGACCTGGTAGCCGCGCGCCTCGATCAGCTCGCGCGTGCGGTGCATGATCTCGTGGCCGCGCATGGTGATCGAGGAAGCCAGCCGCGCATCGAAGAAGCGGCAGCCGGTGGTCCCGAGCACGCCGTACATGGCGTTCATGATGATCTTCAGCGCCTGCGACAGCGGCTGGTTCCCGGCACGCTTGGCCGCCTCCCTGCCCTCCCACACGCGCGTGACGATGCCGGGCAGGCAGTGCCGGGTGCGCGAAAAACGCGCGCCGCGAAAGCCCGGCACGGTATCGGCGTCAGGCTCTTCCAGCCCCGCCACCAGCCCCACCGGATCGATCAGGAAGGTGCGGATGATCGACGGATAGAGGCTTTTGTAGTCGAGCACCAGCACCGAATCGTAGAGGCCCGAACGCGAATCCATGACGAAGCCGCCCGGGCTGTCCGCGCCGGGCACGTCGCCGATGTTGGGCGCCACCCTGCCCAGGCGGTGCATCAGCGGAATGTAGGCGTGCTCGAACGCGGCGACCGATCCGCCGCTGCGGTCCGCCGCCAGGCCGGTGACGCTGGCGCGCTCGAGCAGGAAGGCCATCAGGTCGGTCTTCTCGAAAATGCGCGTGACCAGTTCGCAGTCCTTCAGGTTGTAGCGCGCCAGGGCCGGCTTGTCCTGCGCGAACATGCGGTCGATGGAGGCCATGCGGTCGTAGGGATTGTCGATCGATTTGCCCTCGCCCAGGAGGCTTTGCGCCACGTGTTCCAGGCTGAACGAAGGAAAGCTCCAGGTGGCCGAGCGCAGCGCCTCGATGCCGTCGATGACCAGCCGGCCCGGCAGGCCCGCGAAGTAGTGCGCTTCGCGGTCCGTTCCGGCCTTCGCGTTGGTGCGCCACTCCATCGGCGTGCCGCCGCGGCCGATACGCAGGGGATGCCGCAGGCGTTCGGCGTGCTCCTGCAGCACGCGCAGGTCGAACCCGATCACGCTCCAGCCGATGATGGCGTCCGGATCATGGCGCGCCATCCACGCTTCCAGCTTCTCCAGCAAGGCCAGGCGGCTGTCACAATACTCGAGCTCGAAGTCGAGCCCGGTCGGGTCGCCGTTCGGCGGCCCCAGCATGTACACCTGGCGC encodes:
- a CDS encoding family 1 glycosylhydrolase, whose translation is MASSGSPFIFATGIENSIPTIAAGKVRMDEMEKCGHYRHWRRDFDLVQEIGIRFLRYGPPLHRMLLGARRYDWSFADEVFPDLHRRNLVAIVDLCHFGLPDFLGDFQNPDFPDIFAEYARTFALRYPWLQLYTPVNEMSICALFSALYGWWNEQLHDDKAFVTALKHLVKANLLAMRAILEVRPDALFIQSESSEYFHAQSPAAIGPAETMNARRFLSLDLNYGRRVDSTMYEYLLDNGMTREEYHFFLNNNLKHHCMMGNDYYQTNEHHVAADGTTRSSGEIFGYAVITHQYYNRYRLPVMHTETNLCQGPCGDEAVRWLRKEWANVLRVRNNGVPIVGFTWYSLTDQVDWDTGLRENNGRVNALGLADLDRELRPVGQAYRELIRDWTEVLPTQSVCLQVPIALNEDYPGLDAHPSSRTQDSAVATGAPRNTE
- a CDS encoding SDR family NAD(P)-dependent oxidoreductase; translation: MRFTDKVVLVTGAASGIGLAASIRFAAEGAHVVLVDRDAAALPAASAKLREQGPGETMELVCDVSAEQNVAHGVDQVIARFGRLDAVVNNAGLMIFKPLEELTGTDWIGVLQVDLLGAFFFIKQAFLHMRPGAAIVNVSSVHALETEPNVAPYAAAKAALLSLTRSAALEGIPKGIRVNAILPGAIDTPMLWNNPQVRSGAEHIDPADVGQPQDVAGAIAFLASGESAFINGASLLVDGGRLCRL
- a CDS encoding DNA polymerase II, coding for MSDTPRQGFLLTRHWRDTGNHGDGTGGVEVELWLATDDGPCRLRLPAAEAVAFVPAGQEAAVTSLLQRERGVELRPLALCDFRGRPVLGLYCRHYRHLLRLEKRLREHGIDVYEADIRPPERYLMERFITAPVAFTGTPAPGDPALLLAAQVKPAPGYRPRLRTVSLDIETTMQGELRSIGLEGCGQRQVYMLGPPNGDPTGLDFELEYCDSRLALLEKLEAWMARHDPDAIIGWSVIGFDLRVLQEHAERLRHPLRIGRGGTPMEWRTNAKAGTDREAHYFAGLPGRLVIDGIEALRSATWSFPSFSLEHVAQSLLGEGKSIDNPYDRMASIDRMFAQDKPALARYNLKDCELVTRIFEKTDLMAFLLERASVTGLAADRSGGSVAAFEHAYIPLMHRLGRVAPNIGDVPGADSPGGFVMDSRSGLYDSVLVLDYKSLYPSIIRTFLIDPVGLVAGLEEPDADTVPGFRGARFSRTRHCLPGIVTRVWEGREAAKRAGNQPLSQALKIIMNAMYGVLGTTGCRFFDARLASSITMRGHEIMHRTRELIEARGYQVIYGDTDSTFVWLGGAHADSDALRIGRELVEHVNGWWRTHLREELGLESALELEYDTHFRRFLMPTVRGSDEGSKKRYAGLAGTPGGGEEIVYKGLETVRTDWTPLAQQFQQGLYGRIFRREPYEDYVRDYVACTLRGDFDELLVYRKRLRRPLQEYERNVPPHVRAARIADDFHIARGRGAQYRNGGWIRYLMTTAGPEPMEAWMEEKRSPIDYEHYLVKQLEPVADGILPFVGDSFARLTSPQGALF